The DNA region AACTCGCCGAGGCTGTCCGGCAGCGCCGCTACCAGTTGCAGGTCCTTCATCTCCGCGATGGCCAGCAGCGTTTCGGAGGGAACGAACGACAGGGGATCGTGCTCGTCCGGCCGCAGCAGCAGCGCCCGCAGTTCGGGACTCATCTTCATGCTGAACGTCCCGCCTCCCATGCCCAATTGGCCGAAGAGACCCGCCAGCTCCTTCGTGGTCTTGCTGAACTCGATCGGTCGGGGATCGGGATCCGGCTTCTCCTTCTCCTTCTCCTCGCTCCCCTGAGCGCCGGGAATGGCCATGGCCATCTGCTCGAACATCGCTGTGTTCGTCATCAGCGAATCGGAACCGGAGAGGATGACCTTGCCTTGGGCGTTGAACAGCCGCAGCTCCACGGTGAGGGTGTCGAACAACGACTGCCGCGAGCCCACGAGCAGGGCTTTGACGGGTGCATCCGTGACGGGTTTCTGGCGCGATCCCATCATCTTCTCCGCGAACTCCATGGCCTTGCGCTGCTCATCGGTCATCGCCTCCTGGCCCATCGACTCGCGGATCTGGGACGCTTCCGCGTTGTGGGCGGCGACGTACTCTCCGAGAATCGCGGAGGTGTTGCGTCCGAGCGGCAGTTGCATGCGGGTGGGCGCGGTCGAGTAGACGACGCGCTCGCCCCGCTGAAGGGTCGCGAGCCGACTGACGTCGATGCCGGCCAGGAGTTGGGTGATCGCCTTGGCCGCGGAGTCGCCCGAACTGAAGAAGGGCATCGAAAAACCCTGCTCCTCCTCGGCATCCCCCTTGTCCTTCTTTTGGAGCGCTTTGACACGCTCCGCGATCTGCTTGCGAAGGTTTGCGATCCGCTGCTCCCGCTCCGTCCGCTCTTCGATGCTCCGGGCGGCGTTCGCGGTCACGAGCCGGAACCCGTCACCCTCCGCCTTCCAATCGCAAGAGGTCACCTCGGCGATGCGCTTGAGCACGTCGTTGAGCACCGCGTCCTTGACCCGGATCACCACGATCTCATCCGCCGCCGCACCCGCCACCACGAGGGGAACGCCGGTCTGCGCCGAGAGAAGAGGCAACAGGACGCGCGTCGGCGCCGCGACGTGGCTGAACGTCACTTTCTGGGCGACGTCCTGGGCACCGACAAGCGAGGCGGCCAAAAAGACCGCAACGAGCACGAAAGACTTCATTCCAACCAATATTACGCGGATTGGATCGAGAGGATGCGCTCATGTGCCGAACAAGTTCGGCGGGGGCAAGGCGACGAGCAAGCTCGCGCACTCCCAGAACGAAGGACGAAGGACGAAGGACGAAGGACCAACAACCAATAGGGGTGCCACGCCCGCTTGACGGGCGTGCGGCGTGGCGTGTCGAATCCGCGGCGGACTCGCGGCAAGCCGCTCGGGGCAAGGCGACGAGCAAGCTCGCGCACTCCCAGAACGAAGGACGAAGGACGAAGGACCAACAACCAGACTCAACGTCTCGCGCGCCAGGCCCCTAGTGCGAGGAACGTTGCGGCCCCGGCACAGTCCAGCACCACATCCCATCCGCTGCCCGTACGGCCCGTGGCGGTGAGTTGCCGCACCTCGTCCACCAGGGCGGAAGCGAGCGCGACCAGGATTCCCGCTCCCAGCGCAGCCGCGACCGTCGCGCCCCCGACGCGCGCGGCGCGCCACGCGAGCCAAGCGACCGTCCCGTAGAAGGTGAAGTGCAGCGACTTGCGCAGCCAGAACACCGCGTTTTCCGCCGTGGCGCGGTCCCATCCCAGCACGCGCATCACCTCGTCGATCCACGAACCGTTGCCGCCGCGCTCTCCGCTGAAGAAAGCGACCAGACATCCCACGGCGCACACGACCAAGGCCCAGGCCAGCGGAGATCCGCCCTTCCGGAGCACGTGGAACGCCACCAGGAGGAGTCCGACTCCGAGACACATCCACAAGACGCCCAATCCCAGATGCAGGACCTTGGCGGTCGTGTCCGAGACCCGCGACATGTCGTTCGAGTAGATGAAGGCGAGGAAGAGAGCGCACAGGTGGGCCGCCAAGAGCGGAAGGCGCGCGGGCGATTCCCGGATCTTGGGCGCCAGACCCAGTGCGACCGCCACGACCACCGCGTAGGCCGGGAGAATCCAGATCTGGGTGCTCACGCCGGACAGGCCGAGTTGCACGACCAGCACCGCTCCGAACGAGCCGAGCGTCGCCGCGAATAGGATGAGGGGGCGGAGCCAGCGTCGCACGAAGCATTATGGTCCGCCGTCCCGCGTCGCGACCAAGTAACATGCGCGCATCCCAAAACACCATGCGTATCCTGATCACCAATGACGACGGCCTGCGCGCGCCAGGCATTCTCGCCCTCGCGGAAGCCGCGCGGCGGCACGGCGAAATCAAGCTGGTCGCCCCCGACTACGAGCGGAGCGCCTGCGGGCACGCGATGACGCTCCGCGATCCCCTCCGCGTCCGGCCATCCACCGTCGAGGGGTTCGAGGCCTACGAGGTCAATGGTCTGCCAGTGGATTGCGTCAACGTCGGTCTGACCGTCGCATGGCCTGACGGGTGCGACCTGGTGCTCAGCGGCATCAACAACGGCCCCAACCTCGGCTTCGACGTCACCTACTCCGGCACGGTCGCCGGAGCGATGGAGGGGACGATCAACGGCATCCGCTCCCTCGCGATCAGCATGGCGGTCTTCGTCAGCGACGCGCCCTGCCATTACGAGACGGGCCGACGCTGGGTCGCGGAGAACTGGGACCTCCTCGTGGGCGCGCCCGCCAAGGAGCTGACGTTCCTCAACGTGAACATCCCCGCCGTCGACTTCCCCGAGCTGCGGGGGCACAAGGTCGTGGGCATGGGACAGCGCGTGTACCAGGACCGGGTGGAAGTGCGCGAGGACCCGTGGGGCCGCCCCTACTACTGGCAGGGAGGCGTCGTCGTGATGGACCGCGACCAGCCGGGCACCGACGTCAACGCGGTGAGCGACGGCTTCGTCTCGATCACCCCCGTCACGCTCGATTGGACCGACCACGCGCACGTCGAGACGCTGCGGCGCCACTTCTGAAGGGGTGGGCGCGGGTTTCGCGCAGAGGGGTAGAGGCGCACGGAGTGAAGGCACTGGTTGCCCGAAGGGTGCCGCGCATAACGTGGGAGTGCGCGCGCTTGCGCGCCGCCCTGAACCCGAGCGGCTTGCCGCGAGTTCCGAAGCGCCGGGCGAGCCCGGCGGAGCCAAGGCGACGAGCAAGCTCGCGCACTCCCAGACTGGCCGCCATCGTGCATAACGTGGGAGTGCGCGCGCTTGCGCGCCGCCCTGAACCCGAGCGGCTTGCCGCGAGTTCCGAGGCGCCGGGCGAGCCCGGCGGAGCCAAGGCGACGAGCAAGCTCGCGCACTCCCAGACTGGCCGCCATCGTGCATAACGTGGGGAGCGGGGCAGGCGCTTGCGCGCCGCCCTGAACCCGAGCGGCTTGCCGCGAGTCTCCCGGAGGCGCCGGGCGAGCCCGGCGGAGCCAAGGCGACGAGCAAGCTCGCGCACTCCCAGACTGGCCGCCATCGTGCATAACGTGGGAGTGCGCGCGCTTGCGCGCCGCCCTGAACCCGAGCGGCTTGCCGCGAGTTCCTAGGCGCCGGGCGAGCCCGGCGGATGCACGGCGACGAGCAAGCTCGCGCACTCCCAGACTGGCCGCCACCGTCACGTGGGAGTGCGCGCGCTCGCGCGCCGCCCTGAACCCGAGCGGCTTGCCGCGAGTTCCGAAGCGCCGGGCGAGCCCGGCGGATGCACGGCGACGAGCAAGCTCGCGCACTCCCAGACTGGCCGCCATCGTGCATAACGTGGGAGTGCGCGCGCTCGCGCGCCGCCCTGAACCCGAGCGGCTTGCCGCGAGTTCCTAGGCGCCGGGCGAGCCCGGCGGAGCCAAGGCGACGAGCAAGCTCGCGCACTCCCAGACTGGCAAGCTCGCGCACTCCCAGACTGGCACGCTCGCGCACTCCCATGGGGGCTCGCGCCTATTTGGGGAGCAGTTTGGCTTCCCGCAATGCCTCTTCGAAGCCCAGGCGGTCCTCTTCGCTCTGGAACGCGCGGTCCGGCAGGGGAATGAACCCCATGGGCGAGACGAACAGGAGCAGGTACTCGTGGAAGCGGCGCGCCTTGAGCAGTTGGGAGAGGGCCACCCGCCCGTAGGACCCGTCCTCGACGTGCGTCTCCAGGGTCTCGCCGTCGAATCGGACCGTGCGCGTGAGGGTCACCAGGCGGCCCGTTCGGCCCTTCACCCCGCCGCGGCTCGACAGCAGCACGAACAAAGGCAGGTACACGATGCCGAACACGCCCAAGGCCTGCAACTCAAAGCTCCTTCCGAAGATCAGGAGCGCCGAGCCGAGGATCACCAGCGCGAGCCCCATCCAGCGCGTTCGGTACATCTGCCAGTTGGCCTGAAGGGTCGCGAACTCCTTGGTGGTGAACGCGAACGGCTTCGATTCGAAGGTCACCGCGCCGCCTCCAACCACTCGTCGAATTGAAGCCGGTCCGCTTCGCTTTCGAACGCGTTCAGGGGCACGGGAACGAAACCCAGACCGGACAGCCGCAACACCAGAAACCCCTGGAAGCGGGCCACGCGCCGGACCGCCCCCGTGCGCAGCTTCCATCCGCCGCCGTCGGCGCGGTGGAAGCGCAACAGATCGGGGCCGGCCTCGAGGAACACCTCGTGGTCGAAGCGCTTCCCCTGGCGGATGGCCGCGATCACCCCTCGGGCGGGAATGGAGATCGGCCAGAGCACGGCGGTCATCCCGAACACCTTCGCCATGGGGTGGTCGAGCAGCAACAACGTCCCGACCCCGAACGCGGGGACGATGCCGACGATCCACCAGAACCGCCGCACGTACTCCTCGGCGGCCAGGTACGCCAGGGACGCGCGCGAGATGCGGTAAGGACGCGTTCGCAGAGGCTCCGCCACGTCCGATTGTGGCCGATCCCGCATGCCATACTTCACGCATGCTTCGCGTCGAGTCCGAAGGCCCGGTCGTTCGCGTCACCCTCGATCGGCCGGACGTGCGCAACGCGTTCAACGACGAACTTATCGCCGCTCTGGACGACACGTTCGCCTCCCTGGCGCCGCAGACAAGGGTGGTCGTGCTGGCCGGGGAAGGCAAGTCCTTCTGCGCGGGCGGGGATCTGCACTGGATGCGCAAAGCGGCCGCCTACACCGAGGAGCAGAACTACGAGGACGCGCTCCTCCTGGCCCGGTTGTTCGAGCGCATCGCCCACTGCCGAGCAGTGACGATCGTGCGGGCGCACGGCGCGGCGTTCGGCGGCGGATGCGGCCTGGTGGCGGCCGCCGACATCGCCCTCGCCGCGGAAGGGACCCGCTTTTCGTTCAGCGAGGTGCGGTTGGGATTGATCCCGGCGACCATCTCGGCGTTCGTGGTCCCCAAGATCGGCGTGGGGCACGCGCGCGCGCTGTTCGCCACAGGCGAGGTCTTCGACGCGCACCACGCCGTGCAGATCGGACTCGTGCACGCCGTCGCGCCCCGCGAGCACCTCGAAGCCATCCTCCAATCGAAGATCGAAGCGGTGCTGAACGCGGGCCCCGAAGCCGTCGCCCAAGCCAAGCGCCTCGCGCTGGAGGCGCCCCTCTCCATCGAGGAGTGCGCGCGCCGCCTCGCGCGGGCTCGCGCGGGGGCGGAGGGCACGGAGGGGGTCGCGGCGTTTCTGGAGAAGCGCAAAGCGTCGTTCGCGGTGGGCCCGTGATCCGAAAACTGCTGATCGCGAACCGCGGCGAGATCGCCGTTCGCATCGTGCGCGCCGCCCGCGAGTTGGGAATCCGCACCGTGGCTGTCGCCAGCGAAGCCGACGCGGAGGCCCTTCACGCACGCCTCGCGGACGAGTGCTTCCCGATCGGCCCCTCCGAGCCCACCGCGAGCTATCTCGATGCCGAGCGCTTACTCAGAGCCGCCCGCGAAACAAACGCGGACGGCATCCATCCCGGATACGGGTTCCTCAGCGAGCGGGCGAGCTTCTCCCAGGCGTGCAGCGACGCGGGGCTCGTGTTCGTCGGACCCTCTCCGGCCGCCATGCGCAAGCTGGGGTCGAAGATCGACGCCAAGGCGCTCGCCGTCGAAGCCGGCGTTCCGATCACGCCCGGGTTCTTCGAAGCGGGCGCCGACGCGGGACGGCTGAAGGCCGCCGCGGCCGACATCGGCTACCCCGTCATGCTCAAGGCCTCGGCGGGGGGCGGGGGCCGCGGAATGCGCGCGCTGCTCGACCCCTCGCAGTTCGACCGCGAGTTTGAACTGGCCTCCGAAGAGGCGCTCAAGGCGTTCGGCGATGGGTCGATGATGGTCGAGAAGCTCATCGAGCGACCCCGCCACGTGGAGGTGCAGCTCCTGGCCGATGCGGCGGGCAACGTCGCGTGCCTCTTCGAGCGCGAGTGTTCGATCCAGCGGCGGCATCAAAAGCTCGTCGAAGAGTCTCCGGCACCCGCCTTTGACACCCACCCCGGGCTGTGGGGCCCGATGCGCGACGCCGCCCGCAAGCTTGCCCTCGCCGCGGGTTACACCGGAGCCGGCACCGTGGAGTTCATGGTGGACGAAGCGTCCGGCGAGTTCTACTTCCTGGAGGTCAACGCGCGCCTGCAGGTGGAGCACCCGGTGACGGAGTGGGTGACGGGAGTGGACCTCGTCCAGTGGCAACTTCGGATCGCGTCCGGCGAAACCCTCGTGCTCCCGGAGCCCCTGCTTCAAGGCGATCGAACCGTGCTCGGCGGCTGCGCCATCGAGGCGCGGATCGTGGCCGAGGATCCCGCGCACGCGTTCCTGCCCTCGATCGGCCGTATCCTCGCCTGGGCCGAACCGCAGGCACCCGGGGTGCGCGTGGACACGGGGTTCGGGCCCGGCGCCGAGGTCACGCGCTACTACGATTCGCTGATCGCCAAGGTGATCGCCCACGCGGAAACGCGCGATGCCGCCATCGCGCGTCTGAGGGCCGCGCTGCTCGACTTCCACATATTGGGCGTGCGGACCAACATCGCGTACCTGCTCGACATCCTCGACCACCCGGAGTTCCGCGCGGGCAGAATCGACACGGGATTCCTCACCCGCGAGTTCGCCGAGTGGCGCCCCTCCGACGAGGTGCCCGCCGAACTGGCTGCCCTCGTGGAAGCCGCAGAAACACAGGAAACGACAAGGTCCCACACTCCCCAGAAGGGAGCGTGGGACCTAGGCGATTCCTGGCGCGGCTAGCCCAAACCACAAACCACAAACCCGGAAGGTCGCATAGCGACCCTTCCGCTAGAAGTCGCGGATGTCGGCGACGCACGTGCCGGGAACGCCGTGCATGTCCCCGAAGTTCGGGTAGCTGCCCGGGTGCCCCACGCACTCGAAGTCCTCTTCCCGCTTCGGATACCGGTCGATCCCACACCGGGCCATCGTTGCCGCCGGCACGTGGATCGTCCAGTCGTAGTAATTCGGACGGACCTGGCGCTCGTACGCCGTGTAGTTCGCGCAGTTCGCTTGGACGGGCCCGCCGGTCGGCATGCCCTTGTAGTTGTGGAACTTCACGTGGCCGTCGGCGAACGAGAAGGACATGCCCTCGCCTCCGTGGCGCGGCCACACTTCCCACTTGTACCAGTAGTCGATCCACCCGCCCGTGGTCTCCGTCGAGTTGAACCGCCTCGGCATGTACCCGTCGGTGTACGCGATCGTGTCCACCGGCTGCGGGACCGCGGACTCGCTCATCGGGGGATAGTTGCGGGTGACAAGCCCGGAGGGGGCCGGATTGAGGACCATGCCGAACAACCCGATGTTGAAGTTGTAGGCCGAATAGCGGAAGGTGCCCATGGGCCGGCACGACGGGCAGCGCGTTCGAATGAATTGGAAGAGGCTTCCCGCATAGTTGTTGTGCGCGAAGTCGCCCGCAATGTCCTGGCCCTTCGTGCCCTTGGGATAGCTCGGGCATTGGAGGATCCCGGCGTCCTTGCGATAGTCGGCCGTCAGGTCGTGGGCGAAGAAGACCACGCCGGTCGTGCGGTTCCCTCCAATGCCGATCGGAAAGACCGAGTCGTTGTCCGACACGTACATGAGAGTGGACAGCACATGCTGGCGCAGGTTGCTGATGCACGCGACCTTGCGCGCGCTCTCCTTGGCCTGGGCGAACACTGGGAAGAGAATCGCCGCAAGGATCGCGATAATCGCGATGACGACCAGTAACTCGATGAGCGTAAACGCCCGCTTAGAACGCAACATGAATCCCCCTTGGAGTGCCGAGCACCCGTTAGAACTACGGAGCCCATTGTACGACAACTTTGCAAAATCGTTGGTCACGACAAACGACAAACGACCAACGACGCTCACATTCCGGGAATGCCGGGCTCGGTCAAGTTCGCAGGGTCGAGCGCCTTCTGCAGCGTCTCCTCGTCCAAGAGCCCCTTTTCCCGCACCACCTGGGGAATGGTCTTCTTCTCGGCGAGGGCCGTCTTCACGACGTCCGACGCCGCCTTGTAGCCGACATACGTGTTGAGCGCCGTCGCCAGGGATGGCGAGGTTTCGGCGTAGTGGCGGCACTGCTCTTCGTTGGCGGAGATGCCGCGCACGCAGTTCTCGGTGAACGTGTGCAAGGTGTTGGTGAGCACCTGCAGCGCGAACTGGGACGCGAAAGCCATGCCGGGCATCATCACGTTCAGCTCGAGCTGGCCGGCCTGGACGCTGCAGTCGATCGCATGGCACTGGCCCAGGATTTGGTAAAGGACCAGGTTCAGGTTCTCGGCCATCGACGGGTTGACCTTGCCCGGCATGATGCTCGAACCCGGCTGCACCGGAGGCAGCACGATCTCGGCAAGTCCGGTCAGCGGTCCCGAGCAGAGCAGGCGCAGGTCGTTGGAGACGCGCGTCAACTCGAGGCAAAGGATACGCAACCC from Fimbriimonadaceae bacterium includes:
- a CDS encoding VanZ family protein, yielding MRRWLRPLILFAATLGSFGAVLVVQLGLSGVSTQIWILPAYAVVVAVALGLAPKIRESPARLPLLAAHLCALFLAFIYSNDMSRVSDTTAKVLHLGLGVLWMCLGVGLLLVAFHVLRKGGSPLAWALVVCAVGCLVAFFSGERGGNGSWIDEVMRVLGWDRATAENAVFWLRKSLHFTFYGTVAWLAWRAARVGGATVAAALGAGILVALASALVDEVRQLTATGRTGSGWDVVLDCAGAATFLALGAWRARR
- the surE gene encoding 5'/3'-nucleotidase SurE — translated: MRILITNDDGLRAPGILALAEAARRHGEIKLVAPDYERSACGHAMTLRDPLRVRPSTVEGFEAYEVNGLPVDCVNVGLTVAWPDGCDLVLSGINNGPNLGFDVTYSGTVAGAMEGTINGIRSLAISMAVFVSDAPCHYETGRRWVAENWDLLVGAPAKELTFLNVNIPAVDFPELRGHKVVGMGQRVYQDRVEVREDPWGRPYYWQGGVVVMDRDQPGTDVNAVSDGFVSITPVTLDWTDHAHVETLRRHF
- a CDS encoding YcxB family protein, coding for MTFESKPFAFTTKEFATLQANWQMYRTRWMGLALVILGSALLIFGRSFELQALGVFGIVYLPLFVLLSSRGGVKGRTGRLVTLTRTVRFDGETLETHVEDGSYGRVALSQLLKARRFHEYLLLFVSPMGFIPLPDRAFQSEEDRLGFEEALREAKLLPK
- a CDS encoding enoyl-CoA hydratase-related protein; this translates as MLRVESEGPVVRVTLDRPDVRNAFNDELIAALDDTFASLAPQTRVVVLAGEGKSFCAGGDLHWMRKAAAYTEEQNYEDALLLARLFERIAHCRAVTIVRAHGAAFGGGCGLVAAADIALAAEGTRFSFSEVRLGLIPATISAFVVPKIGVGHARALFATGEVFDAHHAVQIGLVHAVAPREHLEAILQSKIEAVLNAGPEAVAQAKRLALEAPLSIEECARRLARARAGAEGTEGVAAFLEKRKASFAVGP
- a CDS encoding ATP-grasp domain-containing protein; translated protein: MIRKLLIANRGEIAVRIVRAARELGIRTVAVASEADAEALHARLADECFPIGPSEPTASYLDAERLLRAARETNADGIHPGYGFLSERASFSQACSDAGLVFVGPSPAAMRKLGSKIDAKALAVEAGVPITPGFFEAGADAGRLKAAAADIGYPVMLKASAGGGGRGMRALLDPSQFDREFELASEEALKAFGDGSMMVEKLIERPRHVEVQLLADAAGNVACLFERECSIQRRHQKLVEESPAPAFDTHPGLWGPMRDAARKLALAAGYTGAGTVEFMVDEASGEFYFLEVNARLQVEHPVTEWVTGVDLVQWQLRIASGETLVLPEPLLQGDRTVLGGCAIEARIVAEDPAHAFLPSIGRILAWAEPQAPGVRVDTGFGPGAEVTRYYDSLIAKVIAHAETRDAAIARLRAALLDFHILGVRTNIAYLLDILDHPEFRAGRIDTGFLTREFAEWRPSDEVPAELAALVEAAETQETTRSHTPQKGAWDLGDSWRG
- a CDS encoding prepilin-type N-terminal cleavage/methylation domain-containing protein, encoding MLRSKRAFTLIELLVVIAIIAILAAILFPVFAQAKESARKVACISNLRQHVLSTLMYVSDNDSVFPIGIGGNRTTGVVFFAHDLTADYRKDAGILQCPSYPKGTKGQDIAGDFAHNNYAGSLFQFIRTRCPSCRPMGTFRYSAYNFNIGLFGMVLNPAPSGLVTRNYPPMSESAVPQPVDTIAYTDGYMPRRFNSTETTGGWIDYWYKWEVWPRHGGEGMSFSFADGHVKFHNYKGMPTGGPVQANCANYTAYERQVRPNYYDWTIHVPAATMARCGIDRYPKREEDFECVGHPGSYPNFGDMHGVPGTCVADIRDF